One Prosthecobacter debontii DNA window includes the following coding sequences:
- a CDS encoding restriction endonuclease, whose amino-acid sequence MNKKLSLAFVELTQNALFKAIWFKGSLRMFLIQHQISETALAQWQADQSKREFIEWLWPRQVKDEKGQNAILGMARSLAEMNPFPDLERKEDTKERIPEAAEAINRLRRAVSEINETIRETRASEARRKAAIEEVAKRQAAQQSLEKLQTALNNLTSKIGTQESGYEFERWSYDLAIYFELEARPGYKATGRQIDGAITIEGTTFLIETKLVNEPIGSPNIDIFMAKIESKADNTMGLFISQSCFNEGAKLAASKQRTPMLLLDSGHVFNLIMRGEMTPPQVVSRIKRHAHQTGSSYLDASDF is encoded by the coding sequence ATGAACAAGAAACTTTCGCTAGCATTCGTCGAATTGACCCAAAACGCTCTTTTCAAGGCGATTTGGTTCAAGGGCAGCTTGCGGATGTTTTTGATTCAGCACCAAATCTCCGAAACAGCACTTGCTCAATGGCAGGCGGACCAATCCAAACGCGAATTCATTGAGTGGCTGTGGCCGAGGCAAGTGAAAGACGAAAAGGGGCAGAACGCGATCTTGGGTATGGCGAGATCATTGGCGGAGATGAACCCCTTTCCCGACTTGGAACGGAAGGAGGACACCAAAGAACGAATCCCTGAGGCGGCTGAGGCCATCAATCGGTTGAGAAGGGCGGTTTCGGAGATCAACGAAACGATCCGCGAAACAAGAGCTTCTGAAGCAAGGCGAAAGGCCGCGATCGAGGAGGTCGCGAAAAGACAAGCGGCGCAACAGTCTCTTGAAAAGCTCCAGACAGCGTTAAATAACCTCACGAGCAAGATCGGAACCCAAGAAAGTGGATATGAGTTCGAGCGGTGGAGCTACGATCTGGCGATTTACTTCGAACTCGAAGCCCGTCCCGGCTACAAAGCGACAGGTCGGCAGATTGATGGAGCCATTACAATAGAAGGCACGACCTTCCTCATCGAAACCAAACTGGTAAACGAGCCCATCGGGTCTCCGAACATCGACATCTTCATGGCGAAGATTGAATCCAAGGCAGACAATACCATGGGCCTGTTTATCTCTCAATCTTGCTTCAACGAAGGAGCTAAGCTGGCTGCGTCAAAGCAGCGCACGCCGATGCTGCTTTTGGATTCAGGCCACGTCTTCAATCTGATCATGCGTGGTGAAATGACACCTCCGCAAGTGGTGTCCCGCATCAAACGCCACGCCCACCAAACCGGATCATCCTATCTCGATGCCAGCGACTTCTGA